One window of the Eucalyptus grandis isolate ANBG69807.140 chromosome 6, ASM1654582v1, whole genome shotgun sequence genome contains the following:
- the LOC104448821 gene encoding uncharacterized protein LOC104448821: protein MGSVSLKIGDGTARFRRATICSSALNLLMLLSVVATNVFALYAFTNSGPAAADRHLLRHHSKNISLISEQVSLILREIASSQKKLAKMEKELLGYDSIDLSRPNIAAELKTFLRPHSLPLGKDSRTGITEMVASVGHSCEKSVDLLTQYMSYKVTGPCPDDWSLAQKLILRGCEPLPRRRCFARSIPKVGLRPFPVSLWKPISEKVVSWSGLGCKSFECVNTKKSTRECAGCLDLASGNENQKFVKARGKNDFVIDDVLALGGGGIRIGFDIGGGSGTFAARMAEKNVTVISSMLNIDAPFNEFIAARGLFPLFLSLDHRFPFYDNVFDIIRASSGLDVGGKPEKLEFLMFDVDRILRAGGLLWVDNFYCATEEKKKTLTRMIERFGYKKLKWVVGDKQDASGSAKSEVYLSAVLQKPLRV, encoded by the coding sequence ATGGGGTCGGTCTCCCTGAAGATAGGCGACGGCACCGCCCGGTTCAGGCGGGCCACGATCTGCTCCTCCGCCCTCAACCTCCTCATGCTCCTCTCCGTCGTCGCCACCAACGTCTTCGCCCTCTACGCCTTCACCAACTccggccccgccgccgccgaccggCACCTCCTCCGCCACCACAGCAAGAACATCTCCCTCATCTCCGAGCAGGTCTCCCTCATCCTCCGCGAGATCGCCTCCTCCCAGAAGAAGCTCGCCAAGATGGAGAAGGAGCTCCTCGGCTACGACAGCATCGATCTCTCCCGACCCAACATCGCCGCCGAGCTCAAGACGTTCCTCCGGCCGCATTCCCTCCCTCTGGGCAAGGACTCGAGGACCGGGATCACCGAGATGGTGGCCTCCGTCGGGCATTCCTGCGAGAAATCCGTCGACTTGCTGACCCAGTACATGAGCTACAAGGTCACGGGGCCCTGTCCCGACGACTGGAGCCTTGCCCAGAAGCTGATTCTGCGCGGGTGCGAGCCTCTGCCTCGGAGGAGGTGCTTCGCCAGGTCTATCCCCAAGGTGGGTCTTCGCCCTTTCCCTGTCTCTCTCTGGAAGCCGATTAGTGAGAAGGTGGTGAGTTGGAGCGGCCTTGGTTGCAAGAGTTTTGAGTGTGTGAATACTAAGAAGTCCACTAGGGAGTGTGCTGGTTGTCTTGATTTGGCTAGTGGGAATGAGAATCAGAAGTTTGTCAAGGCGAGAGGCAAGAATGATTTCGTCATCGACGACGTGTTGGCATTGGGTGGTGGGGGAATTAGGATTGGGTTCGACATTGGAGGTGGGTCGGGTACGTTTGCTGCGAGGATGGCTGAGAAGAATGTGACTGTGATCTCTAGCATGTTAAACATCGACGCCCCATTTAATGAGTTCATTGCGGCGAGGGGTCTGTTCCCTTTGTTCTTGAGCTTGGATCATAGGTTCCCCTTCTATGACAATGTATTCGACATAATTCGGGCATCGAGTGGATTGGATGTTGGGGGGAAGCCGGAGAAGTTGGAGTTCTTGATGTTTGATGTAGACCGGATCTTGAGAGCTGGAGGATTGCTGTGGGTGGACAATTTCTATTGTGCCaccgaggagaagaagaagactctgACCCGAATGATTGAGCGGTTTGGGTACAAGAAGCTAAAATGGGTTGTGGGAGATAAGCAGGATGCATCTGGGTCGGCCAAATCTGAAGTATACTTATCTGCGGTTTTGCAGAAACCATTGAGGGTATAG